The Agrococcus sp. SGAir0287 DNA window GGCGATGCATGGCGGACCTCCATGCGCCCGGGCGGGGGACGGGCGCGCCGTCGCCGGGGGACGTCCGCGAGCGGGCGGCCCGCCGTCCGGGGGACGCTTCGCACGAGGCTGGGCGAAGGGCGCCGCGCCCGCGCCTACCATGACGCATGCTCCTGCGGCAGGTACCGCCAGCCGGCCTCGACGTGCGCGTCGAGCCGAGCGCGATCGCGCCCGGTCGCGGCCAGCGCGTGCTCATGGTCGTCATCGCGGTCGCGACCTTCGGGCCCTACGTCGTCGGCAGCATCCGCACCGAGCAGCTCGTCGTCTACGGTCTCCTCGTCCTCACGCTGCCGTTCGCGCTCCCGCGGCTGCAGACCCGCGGCGGACTCCGACTGCTCGTGCCGTGGGCGCTCTACGCGCTCGTCGCATCGCTGAGCCTCCTGCCAGGGCCATCGTCGATCGCGCCGTACCCGGCCGGGTCGCTGCTGGCCGGCTACGACAACGTGCTCCTGCCGCTCGCGATCCTGCTGCTCGTGTGGACGCTCGTGCCAGCCGAGCGCGCGCTCGTCGCGCTGCGAGCGTTCGCGGCCGCCGTCGCGGTCGGCGCGGCCGCGAACGCCGTGCTCGCGATGATCGGCGTCGTCGTCGACCTCTCGCCGCTGCTGCGTCCGTTCTGGACCGGCGACGGCAGCGACTCCGTCGCGGTGCTGGCCGCCGAGCTCGGCAGGCTCGGCGGCGTCTTCAACCAGCCCGTCGAGGCGGGGATCGTCTACGGCATCGGCGGGCTGTGCGCCGTGTACGTCTGGCGTGAACGGCCGGTGCTGCTCGCGACCCTCGTCGCGATCATCACGATCGGAGGGCTCCTCAGCGTCTCGAAGGCGTTCATCCTCGGCGCCATGCCGTTCGTGCTGCTCGCCTGGCTGTGGTCGCAGCGCGGTCACCGCCGGGTCGTCGCGCTGCTCGTCGGGCTCCTCGCGCTGCTCGCGGTGCTGCAGTCGGGACTCGTCGAGCGGTGGGCGGGCTTCGACTACCTCACCCGCCTGCTCGACCCCTCCGGCGGTCTGCTCGACTTCTACAGCGCGGGTCGCTTCGCCGAGCGGTCGACCTTCTCGGAGGTCGTGGACGCCGCGCTCGCGCACAGTCCGCTCGTCGGCGTCGGTCCTGGAGGCTGGGCGGTGGCCTACGACGGGGCCGTGGCGGAGGCGCTCGTCGTCGCCGGCGTGCTCGGGCTCGCGCTCTACGCGGCCACGATGCTCGGCATCCTGTCGCTCGCGCGGACAGGCGGCGAGGAGGGACGCTTCGCCCTGCTGCTCGGCATCGTCGTGCTCGGCGGCTGCCTCGGCTTCTCGCCGCTCACGGCGAATCGCGTGGCGACGATCGTCTGGGTGCTCGCAGCGCTGCTCGTGCTCGTGCGCGCGCATCGGCAGGAGGCGCCCGCGGAGACGACGAAGGCCGCCCTCGTGACGAGGACGGCCTTCGCGAAGCGGGTGAGTAACGGGGCTTGAACCCGCGACCTCCTAGACCACAACCAGGCGCTCTACCAGCTGAGCTATACCCACCGCACGTGTGCCTCGCGGCACAACTCGGACAGTCTACGACACATCCCGGCCCTGCGACGACAGCGCGTCGGCGAAGGATGCGACGACCTCCTCCGAGGCCCGCCTGGCGGCGTCGCTCGTCACGTCCTCCTGCGTGAAGACGGCCTTGCGGTAGTACTGGAGCTCGCGCACGGACTCGAGGATGTCGGCGAGCGCGCGGTGACCGCCGGCCTTCTCGGGCGCCTGGAAGTAGGCGCGCGGGTACCAGCGGCGCGAGAGCTCCTTGATGCTCGACACGTCGATCGAGCGGTAGTGGAGATGCTGGTCGACGCGCGGCATGTAGCGCGCGAGGAACATGCGGTCGGTGCCGATGGTGTTGCCACCGAGCGGCGCGGAGCGCTCGAGCGGCACGAAGCGCCGGATGTACTCGAGCACCTGCGTCTCGGCCTCCTCCAGCGGCAGGCCGCCCGGGATGAGGCGATCGAGGCCGCTCGTGGCGTGCATGGTGCGCACGAAGTCGTCCATGTGCTCGAGCGCAGCATCCGACGCCCTGATGACGAGCTCGATGCCGGGGTCGATCACCTGCAGCTCGAAGTCGGTGACGAGGACCGCGACCTCGACGAGCTCGTCGATCGAGGGGTCGAGGCCCGTCATCTCGCAGTCGATCCAGACGATGCGGTCAGCGGCAGGCACGTCGTCGAGCCTAGCCGTCGCCCCCGCGGGGCTGGTCGTCGCGCATGCGGAAGCGCGTGCAGTCGGTGGGGAAGTCGAACCACGCGAGGGCGCGGTGCGGTCGCAGCACCCGCAGGCCGCCGCCGTCCTCGTCAGCCCAGGCGTCGGCCGCGGGTGCGTAGCCGTCGTCGTGGTACTTCGCGAACGCGGCCGCGAGGCGTGCGCCGAGCCCGTCGGCGTCCGCCCGCGTCGCGGTCGACCGGCCCTCGACGATGACGACCTCGGTGCCCGACTCCAGCGTGAGCGTCACCGCCGGGTTCGCCTCGGCGTTGCGCGCATGGCGCGTCGTGGCCGCGCCGTCGTACCAGAACGCGCCGTCGACCCACACGCCCCAGCGAGGCACGACGTGCGGCGTGCCGTCCGGCCGCACGCTCGCGAGCCAGTAGTGGCGCGCCACCACGAGCCGCCGCTCGACGACCTGCCACGGCAGCACGCCATCGGTCGTCTCCGGCAGGCCGTAGCCCTCGGGCATCGTCGGGCGGTCGACGGTCGGTCCTGGTGCGCTGCGCATCCTCGCATCGTGGTCGTGACCACCGACACGGGTCTGCAGGCGCAGCAGCATCTCCGTGGCGCCCCCGGCGCGACTCGAACGCGCAACCGTCGGATGAGAAGGCCGATGCTCGGCGACGTGCGTGCTTCTCCGTGGCGCCCCCGGCGCGACTCGAACGCGCAACCGTCGGATGAGAAGGCCGATGCTCGGCGACGTGCGTGCTTCTCCGTGGCGCCCCCGGCGCGACTCGAACGCGCAACCATCGGATGAGAAGGCCGATGCTCGGCGACGTGCGTGCTTCTCCGTGGCGCCCCCGGCGCGACTCGAACGCGCAACCGTCGGATGAGAAGGCCGATGCTCGGCGACGTGCGTGCTTCTCCGTGGCGCCCCCGGCGCGACTCGAACGCGCAACCGTCGGATTAGAAGGCCGATGCTCTATCCATTGAGCTACGGGGGCAGTGCCTCGATCCTACGAGCGCCGCGCATCCCGCCGGCCCCTCGGTCGACCACAGGCCGGTCGCCTAGGGTGAGGCGGTGCACATCACGACGCTCGCCGCCGCCGCCTCGACCTCGTCCGACGAGCTGACCGGCGTCGCCGCCTGGGCCGTCGGCCTCATGGAGACCATCGGCGCGCCAGGGGCCGCGGTCGCGATCGCCGCGGAGAACCTGTTCCCGCCCATCCCGAGCGAGGTCATCCTGCCGCTCGCGGGCTTCACGGCGGCGCAGGGCGGGTTCACGCTCGCGGAGGCGCTCATCTGGACGACGGTCGGGTCGGTCGTCGGGGCGCTCGCCCTCTACCTCGTCGGGCGGCTGCTCGGCCACGACCGCGTGGTGTGGATCGCCGAGCGCATGCCCCTCGTGCGCGCCGACGACGTGCACAAGACCACCGCGTGGTTCCGCAGGCACGGCGGCAAGGCGGTGCTCCTCGGTCGCGTGCTGCCGATCTTCCGCAGCCTCATCTCGATCCCCGCCGGCATCGAGCGCATGCCGATCTGGAAGTTCCTCGCGCTCACCACCATCGGGTCCGGGGTCTGGAACACCATCTTCGTCATGGCTGGCTTCGTGCTCGGGCGCAACTGGCACGCGGTCGAGCCGTATGCCGACGTGCTGCAGTGGGTCGTCGTCGCGGCTGTCGTGGTCGTGCTCGTGGTCTGGGTCGTCCGCAGGATCGCCGACGACCGCCGACGCCGCCTCGCGGGTCTCGATCCCGAGAGCGGCGAGCCGGTCTGACACGCCCGGGCTCGCGCGCATCCGCGTCGTGGGTGCGGATCGGGAATGGATGCTCGCGCACCTGAGTTGTTCGAATTCGAAGCAGGCGGCAACGCAGTCCGCGTCGCGCGCCGCTGCATCTCGAACCCCGGACGAGGAGTCACCATGACCGACACGATCACCGCCGCGCAGATCCCCGGCTACGCCCCCGGCACGTACGCCATCGACACGAGCCACTCGACCGTGAGCTTCTCGGTGCGCCACGTCGTCGCCAAGGTCCGCGGCGTCATCGAGCACATCGAGGGCACCATCGTGCTCGCCGACGACCCGGCCGCATCGACGGTCGAGGCGACGGTCGACCCCGCCACGATCAACACCCGCAACGCCGACCGCGACGCGCACCTGCGCTCGGGTGACTTCTTCGCCACCGACGAGCACCCGCAGTGGACCTTCCGCTCCACCGGCGCGCGCCTGGTCGGCGGCGAGTACGTCGTCGACGGCGTGATCCAGATCCGCGGCGTCGAGCGCGAGATCTCGCTCGCGCTCGAGGTCGGCGGCTTCGGCACCGACCCCTTCGGCAACCGCCGCGTGGGCGCGACCGCGTCGTTCGTCATCAGCCGCGACGAGTACGGCATCTCGTTCAACCAGACCCTCGAGACGGGCGGCCTCATGCTCGGCGACGAGGTCAAGGTCGAGGTCGAGATCTCGGCGATCCAGCAGTAGCGCCTACCCCTGGCGGAAGCAGTCGATCGCGTCGTCGATCGACCAGAACTCCCCCAGGGAGAGGTATCGGTGGCTCCTCGGCAGCAGCCGGCGCGCGCGGAAGCGATCGCCGTCTGCGCCGGGGAGCCGTTCGATGTGGCCGACGACGTCGCCGCTCGCGCGCGACACGCGCCACATCGACTCGTTGACCTGCGCCATGGCGATGCCGAAGCGCGCGGGCAGATACGCGGTGCTGGTGGTGGACATCCCTGCCTCCTTCGTCGATCGCCGGCCGGCCCCGGGACGCCTTCGAACGTACGTGCGACCACCGACATCGAGGCCGGCGACGGCGCGGACGGTCGCAGCGCTCCGGAGCCGCACCGCGCCTCCCGCGTCGGCGCGGGCGGACTGCGGCTCCACAGCACGTCGCCGTCCACATCTCGACGGCCCCTGCCGGGACCCGTCGGCGGCGCAGGCGAAGGTGCTCGCATGACCGATCGCATCACCATCGAGGGCACGGCGGGCACGACCCCGCAGCTGCGCACCATCCCGTCCGGGCGCCAGGTCGCGAACCTGCGCGTCGCATCCACCCTGCGCAAGCAGGATCCGGCGACGGGCCAGTGGTCCGACGCCGGCACCAACTGGTACTCCGTCGCCGTGTGGGGCGACCTCGCGGCGCACGTCGTCGACTCCATCCGCCAGGGCGACCCCGTGCTCGTCGTCGGGAGGCAGCGGATCGTCGCGTGGGGCGACGCCGATCGCCCGTCGACGACGGTCGAGATCGACGCGGAGGCCATCGGCCACTCGCTGCGCTTCGGCACCACGTCGTTCCAGCGCGTGTCCCGCGCCGCCGCGGACGCCGCGTCCGCGGCGCAGCCCGCTGCCGGCGGCCAGCCCGCCGTCGACGAGCAGGGATGGGCGACGCCGGGCGGCACGAGCGACGCCCACCAGTCGAGCGCGCCGCAGCCCGCCCTCGTCGGCGCCGACGTGGAGACGCCCTTCTGAGCTCCCGCGCGCCGACGTGGCAGGCGCGTCGGCGTGCGGGCCCGGTCGGGCGCGCTCGTGAGGCTGCCCCGCTCGGTAGGCTGCACTGGGTCGCGCCCGTGCGACCGGGGATCCGACCGCGAAGGGAGTGCGATGCGTCGTCAGGCAGCGCTGCTCGCAGCAGGGATCGTCGCGACGCTCACGCTCACGCTCGCGGGCTGCTCGGGCGACGGCGCGCCCGCGCCCTCGACGCCCGCATCCACCGCGCCGGCACCGAGCGAGGCCGACCCCTCCACGCCGCCGACGGGCGCCGCTGCGCTCGAGCAGCAGTTCGCCGACGTGCTCGCCGCCAACGACGTCGCCGGGCAGCCCGACGGCGAGGCGGTGGTCGGCGCTCTCGAGGCCGCCGGCTTCGACCCGGCCGCCATCGAGCGAGGCGAGGACGTCGACGTGCAGGGCCAGCCGGTCTTCCTCATGGCCGTGGCGGTGCGCGTCGACGGCGAGTGCTTGCTCGGCCAGGTCGGCCAGGGATCGCCGACGGTCACGATCGTGCCCGTGCTCGGCACCGGCACGTGTCTCGTGGCGCCGTACCGAGCCTGACGCGCGCGGCATCCGAGGCCGCCGCGGGCCCGTAGACTCGTGGGCATGGCCGAGTACGTGTATTCGATGGTGCGCGCCCGCAAGACGGTGGGCGACAAGGTGATCCTCGACGACGTGACCACGGCGATCCTGCCGGGCGCGAAGATCGGCGTCGTGGGTCCCAACGGCGCCGGCAAGTCGACGATCCTCAAGATCATCGCCGGGCTGGACCAGCCGTCGAACGGCGAGGCGCGGCTCTCGCCGGGCTACTCCGTCGGCATCCTCATGCAGGAGCCGGAGCTCGACGAGTCGAAGACCGTGCTCGAGAACGTCCAGGAGGCGTTCGGCACCATGCGCGGCAAGATCGACCGGTTCAACGAGATCTCCGCCGAGATGGCGAACCCCGACGCCGACTTCGACGCGCTCATGGCCGAGATGGGCACGCTGCAGGAGGAGATCGACGCGGCCGACGCGTGGGATCTCGACTCGCAGCTCGAGCAGGCGATGGACGCGCTGCGCTGCCCGCCGGGCGACTGGTCGATCGAGAACCTCTCGGGCGGCGAGCGCCGTCGCGTCGCGCTGTGCAAGCTGCTGCTCGAGAAGCCCGACCTGCTGCTGCTCGACGAGCCGACGAACCACCTCGACGCCGAGAGCGTGCAGTGGCTCGAGCAGCACCTGGCCAAGTACCCGGGCGCCGTCATGGCCGTCACGCACGACCGGTACTTCCTCGACCACGTCGCGACGTGGATCTGCGAGGTCGACCGCGGCCGCCTCTACCCCTACGAGGGCAACTACTCGACGTACCTCGAGAAGAAGCGCGAGCGCCTCCAGGTGCAGGGCAAGAAGGACGCCAAGCTGCAGAAGCGCCTGTCGGAGGAGCTCGAGTGGGTGCGCTCGAACGCCAAGGGTCGTCAGGTGAAGTCGAAGGCCCGCCTCGCCCGCTACGAGGAGATGGCGGCGGAGGCCGAGCGCACGCGCAAGCTCGACTTCGAGGAGATCCAGATCCCCGCGGGACCGCGCCTGGGCTCGGTCGTGCTCGAGGCGAAGGACCTGCAGAAGGGCTTCGAGGACCGCGTGCTCATCGACGGCCTCTCGTTCACGCTGCCGCGCAACGGCATCGTCGGCGTCATCGGCCCGAACGGCGTCGGCAAGTCGACGCTCTTCAAGACGATCGTCGGCCTCGAGCCGCTCGACGGCGGCGACCTGAAGATCGGCGAGACGGTGAAGATCTCGTACGTCGACCAGGGCCGCACGAACCTCGACCCCGAGAAGACGCTCTGGGAGGTCGTGTCGGACGGCCTGGACTACATCCAGGTCGGCGCGACCGAGATCCCCAGCCGCGCCTACGTGTCGCGCTTCGGCTTCAAGGGACCGGACCAGCAGAAGAAGGCCGGCGTGCTCTCCGGCGGCGAGCGCAACCGCCTGAACCTCGCGTTGACCCTCAAGCAGGGCGGCAACCTGCTGCTGCTCGACGAGCCGACGAACGACCTCGACGTCGAGACGCTCGGCAGCCTCGAGAACGCGCTGCTCGAGTTCCCCGGCTGCGCCGTCGTCGTCACCCACGACCGGTGGTTCCTCGACCGCACCGCGACGCACATCCTGGCGTACGAGGGCACCGACGAGGATCCGTCGAACTGGTACTGGTTCGAGGGCAACTACGAGGCGTACGAGGAGAACAAGATCGAGCGCCTCGGTCCCGACGCCGCGAAGCCGCATCGCTCGACGTACCGCAAGCTCACGCGCGACTGACATGGTCGAGCCCGCGGGTGCGCGCATGCGCGTCGCCGTGCCGATGCGCTGGCGCGACCAGGACGCGTTCCAGCACGTCAACAACTCGACGATGCTCACGATCCTCGAGGAGGCGCGCGTGCGCGCGTTCTTCCGCACGGGCGACGAGGATGCGCCAGCGACCGCCATCCTCGACCCGGGGCTCGACGCCGGCACGCTGACACTCATCGCGAGCCACCACGTCGAGTACCTCGCGCCCGTGCCGTACCGGCGGGCACCGCTCGAGGTCGACATGTGGTTCTCGCGCATCGGCGGCTCGAGCGTCGAGCTCTGCTACGAGGTGAGCGACGAGCCCGGCGGGCGCGTCGCGGTGCGTGCCGCATCGACGTTCGTCATGGTCGACGTCGACTCGGGCAGGCCGCGCAGGCTCACCGACGACGAGCGCGCCGCGTGGGAGCCCTTCGTCGGCGAGCCGCTGACGTTCCGGCGCTGACCGCGAGCGGGGCCCGGCCGCCGGTCGCTACGCTGACGAGCACCGACGGAAGGACCAGCGATGACCTCCACTGCCGAGCACACGGCGCAGGCGACGACGATCGAGCCGATCCCGCATTGGATCGGCGGCGAGCGCCGCACGGCGACGGGAGGCCGCACGGCCCCCGTCTTCGACCCCGCGCTCGGCCGGCAGATCCGCGAGGTCCCGCTCGCCACCGCCGAGGAGCTCGGCGAGGCGGTCGCGATCGCGAAGGCCGCCGCTGCGGGCTGGCGCGACACGTCCGTCGCGAAGCGGCAGCAGGTCATGTTCGCGTTCCGCGAGCTCGTCGCGGCGCGCAGGCAGGAGCTCGCCGAGGTCATCACGAGCGAGCACGGCAAGGTGATCTCGGATGCGCTCGGCGAGGTCGCGCGCGGCCTCGAGGTCGTCGAGCTCGCCACGGCGTTCCCGCTGCTGACGAAGGGCGAGTTCACCGAGAACGTGTCGACCGGCGTCGACGTGTACTCGCTGCGCCAGCCGCTCGGCGTCGTCGGCATCATCTCGCCCTTCAACTTCCCCGCGATGGTGCCGCTGTGGTTCGCGCCGATCGCGATCGCGGCGGGCAACGCCGTCGTGCTCAAGCCGAGCGAGAAGGATCCGTCGGCGTCCATCCTCATCGCCGAGCTCTACCGCGAGGCGGGCCTGCCCGACGGCGTCTTCAACGTCGTCCACGGCGACAAGGAGGCCGTCGACGCGCTGCTCACGCATCCCGACGTCGCCGCCATCTCGTTCGTCGGGTCGACGCCGATCGCCCAGTACGTCTACGAGACGGCATCGCGCGAGGGCAAGCGCGTCCAGGCGCTCGGCGGCGCGAAGAACCACATGCTCGTGCTGCCCGACGCCGACCTCGACCTCACGGCCGACGCCGCGGTGAACGCCGGCTTCGGCTCGGCGGGCGAGCGCTGCATGGCGATCTCCGTCGTCGTCGCGGTCGAGTCGATCGCCGACGAGCTCGTGGAGCGCATCGCGGCGAAGATGGCAGGCATCCGCACGGGCGACGGCCGCCGGTCGTGCGACATGGGTCCGCTCATCACGCAGGTGCATCGCGACAAGGTCGCCGGCTACCTCGACGTCGCGACGGCGGACGGCGCGACGCTCGTCGTCGACGGGCGCGATGCGGAGTTCGACGGCGAGCCGGACGGGTTCTGGCTCGGTCCGACGCTCGTCGACCACGTCGACCCGTCGTCGGCCGTGTACCGCGACGAGATCTTCGGGCCCGTGCTCTCCGTGGTCCGCGTCGCCAGCTACGAGGAGGGCATGGCGCTCATCGCGGCGAACCCGTATGGCAACGGCACCGCGATCTTCACGAACGACGGCGGCGCCGCGCGCCGCTTCCAGCACGAGGTCGAGGTCGGCATGGTCGGCGTCAACGTGCCGATCCCCGTGCCCGTCGGCTACTTCTCGTTCGGCGGCTGGAAGTCGTCGATCTTCGGCCAGGGCAAGGCCTATGGCCCCCACGGCTACCAGTTCTTCACGCGCGAGAAGGTCGTGACGAGCCGCTGGCTCGACCCGAGCCACGGCGGCCTCAACCTCGGCTTCCCGCAGAACTGACGCCGGCCCTCGCCCGCGCGCGCCGCGTCAGCGCTCGCGGGCGAGGATCGCCCAGATCTCCGTCGAGCCGAGCTCTCCGGTCGCGCCGTTGACGCCGTCCTCGAGCAGCACGGCCTCGCGGCGCATCCCCAGCCGCTCGGCGATGCGCGCCGAGGCCTGGTTCTCGTGGTCGAGCACGGCGGTCACGCGGTGCGCGCCGATCGCGAGAGCGAGGTCGAGCGCGGCCCGCCCGGCCTCGAGGGCGTAGCCGCGTCCGCGGTGCTCGGGTGCGAGGATCCAGCCGATCTCCGCCTGGCGGGCGGCGGCATCCGTCAGCTTCACGACGGTCTCGCCGACGAGCGCGCCGGCGTGCTCGATGGCGATGCCGTATGCGTCGCCGTCCTTCGCGAGCACGGGCGCCTCGGACACGCGCGCCGCCAGCTGCTGCTCGGTGAGCGGCGGACGCCACAGGTAGCGCACGGTGGCCGGATCCGACTGGTAGGCGCGGAACGCGTCGAGGTCGTGCGGCGCGAACGCGCGCAGCACGAGCCGGTCGGTGCGCAGCGGCAGCGCGGCGTCGAGGATCGCGGTCGCGGCGGCGGGGTCGATGGGCGCGACGGGCACGCTCAGCCCTCGCTGGGCAGGCGCACCATGCCCTCCTGCGCGACCGTCGCGACGTGCCGGCCGTCGCGATCGTGGATGCGTGCGAGCGTGAGGCCGCGACCGCCGCCGGTCGACGAGACCTCGAAGGTCATGAGCAGCCAGTCGTCGACGCGCGCCGGTCGGTGCCACCACACGGCGTGGTCGAGGCTCGCGACCTTGATGTCGCGCGACGCCCATGCGTAGCCGTGCAGGCGCAGCACGGGCTCGAGGATCGCGTAGTCGGAGAGGTAGGCGAGGGCGGCGCGATGGCTGGCGTCGTCGTCGCCGACGGGGCCGATCGCCTTGATCCACACGTGCTGCACGCCCGTGCGCGGCCTATCGCGGTCGTGCAGGTACACGGGCCCTTCGACGTGCCGCAGGTCGAACGGCCGACCGCGCGACCAGTGCTGCGCGACGGGGTGGTCGATGCCGCCGAGCAGCTCGGCCGCCGACGGCAGCGACTCGGGGTCGGGCATGCCCTCGGGCATCGGCGTGGACGACTCCGCGCCACCGTCGTCGTGCTGGAACGACGCGATCATCGACAGGATCGGCACGCCGCCCTGGTACGCCTGCGTGCGACGCGTCGCGAACGAGCGGCCGTCGTGGATGCGGTCGACCGAGAACGTGATGCGCTGCGAGACGTCGCCGG harbors:
- the orn gene encoding oligoribonuclease, producing MTGLDPSIDELVEVAVLVTDFELQVIDPGIELVIRASDAALEHMDDFVRTMHATSGLDRLIPGGLPLEEAETQVLEYIRRFVPLERSAPLGGNTIGTDRMFLARYMPRVDQHLHYRSIDVSSIKELSRRWYPRAYFQAPEKAGGHRALADILESVRELQYYRKAVFTQEDVTSDAARRASEEVVASFADALSSQGRDVS
- a CDS encoding pyridoxamine 5'-phosphate oxidase family protein, which codes for MRSAPGPTVDRPTMPEGYGLPETTDGVLPWQVVERRLVVARHYWLASVRPDGTPHVVPRWGVWVDGAFWYDGAATTRHARNAEANPAVTLTLESGTEVVIVEGRSTATRADADGLGARLAAAFAKYHDDGYAPAADAWADEDGGGLRVLRPHRALAWFDFPTDCTRFRMRDDQPRGGDG
- a CDS encoding DedA family protein, with amino-acid sequence MHITTLAAAASTSSDELTGVAAWAVGLMETIGAPGAAVAIAAENLFPPIPSEVILPLAGFTAAQGGFTLAEALIWTTVGSVVGALALYLVGRLLGHDRVVWIAERMPLVRADDVHKTTAWFRRHGGKAVLLGRVLPIFRSLISIPAGIERMPIWKFLALTTIGSGVWNTIFVMAGFVLGRNWHAVEPYADVLQWVVVAAVVVVLVVWVVRRIADDRRRRLAGLDPESGEPV
- a CDS encoding YceI family protein encodes the protein MTDTITAAQIPGYAPGTYAIDTSHSTVSFSVRHVVAKVRGVIEHIEGTIVLADDPAASTVEATVDPATINTRNADRDAHLRSGDFFATDEHPQWTFRSTGARLVGGEYVVDGVIQIRGVEREISLALEVGGFGTDPFGNRRVGATASFVISRDEYGISFNQTLETGGLMLGDEVKVEVEISAIQQ
- a CDS encoding single-stranded DNA-binding protein; its protein translation is MTDRITIEGTAGTTPQLRTIPSGRQVANLRVASTLRKQDPATGQWSDAGTNWYSVAVWGDLAAHVVDSIRQGDPVLVVGRQRIVAWGDADRPSTTVEIDAEAIGHSLRFGTTSFQRVSRAAADAASAAQPAAGGQPAVDEQGWATPGGTSDAHQSSAPQPALVGADVETPF
- a CDS encoding DUF6993 domain-containing protein, encoding MRRQAALLAAGIVATLTLTLAGCSGDGAPAPSTPASTAPAPSEADPSTPPTGAAALEQQFADVLAANDVAGQPDGEAVVGALEAAGFDPAAIERGEDVDVQGQPVFLMAVAVRVDGECLLGQVGQGSPTVTIVPVLGTGTCLVAPYRA
- the ettA gene encoding energy-dependent translational throttle protein EttA, whose amino-acid sequence is MAEYVYSMVRARKTVGDKVILDDVTTAILPGAKIGVVGPNGAGKSTILKIIAGLDQPSNGEARLSPGYSVGILMQEPELDESKTVLENVQEAFGTMRGKIDRFNEISAEMANPDADFDALMAEMGTLQEEIDAADAWDLDSQLEQAMDALRCPPGDWSIENLSGGERRRVALCKLLLEKPDLLLLDEPTNHLDAESVQWLEQHLAKYPGAVMAVTHDRYFLDHVATWICEVDRGRLYPYEGNYSTYLEKKRERLQVQGKKDAKLQKRLSEELEWVRSNAKGRQVKSKARLARYEEMAAEAERTRKLDFEEIQIPAGPRLGSVVLEAKDLQKGFEDRVLIDGLSFTLPRNGIVGVIGPNGVGKSTLFKTIVGLEPLDGGDLKIGETVKISYVDQGRTNLDPEKTLWEVVSDGLDYIQVGATEIPSRAYVSRFGFKGPDQQKKAGVLSGGERNRLNLALTLKQGGNLLLLDEPTNDLDVETLGSLENALLEFPGCAVVVTHDRWFLDRTATHILAYEGTDEDPSNWYWFEGNYEAYEENKIERLGPDAAKPHRSTYRKLTRD
- a CDS encoding acyl-CoA thioesterase, with the translated sequence MVEPAGARMRVAVPMRWRDQDAFQHVNNSTMLTILEEARVRAFFRTGDEDAPATAILDPGLDAGTLTLIASHHVEYLAPVPYRRAPLEVDMWFSRIGGSSVELCYEVSDEPGGRVAVRAASTFVMVDVDSGRPRRLTDDERAAWEPFVGEPLTFRR
- a CDS encoding CoA-acylating methylmalonate-semialdehyde dehydrogenase; its protein translation is MTSTAEHTAQATTIEPIPHWIGGERRTATGGRTAPVFDPALGRQIREVPLATAEELGEAVAIAKAAAAGWRDTSVAKRQQVMFAFRELVAARRQELAEVITSEHGKVISDALGEVARGLEVVELATAFPLLTKGEFTENVSTGVDVYSLRQPLGVVGIISPFNFPAMVPLWFAPIAIAAGNAVVLKPSEKDPSASILIAELYREAGLPDGVFNVVHGDKEAVDALLTHPDVAAISFVGSTPIAQYVYETASREGKRVQALGGAKNHMLVLPDADLDLTADAAVNAGFGSAGERCMAISVVVAVESIADELVERIAAKMAGIRTGDGRRSCDMGPLITQVHRDKVAGYLDVATADGATLVVDGRDAEFDGEPDGFWLGPTLVDHVDPSSAVYRDEIFGPVLSVVRVASYEEGMALIAANPYGNGTAIFTNDGGAARRFQHEVEVGMVGVNVPIPVPVGYFSFGGWKSSIFGQGKAYGPHGYQFFTREKVVTSRWLDPSHGGLNLGFPQN
- a CDS encoding GNAT family N-acetyltransferase; amino-acid sequence: MPVAPIDPAAATAILDAALPLRTDRLVLRAFAPHDLDAFRAYQSDPATVRYLWRPPLTEQQLAARVSEAPVLAKDGDAYGIAIEHAGALVGETVVKLTDAAARQAEIGWILAPEHRGRGYALEAGRAALDLALAIGAHRVTAVLDHENQASARIAERLGMRREAVLLEDGVNGATGELGSTEIWAILARER
- a CDS encoding acyl-CoA thioesterase produces the protein MALLRDTLDLVDTGARTSEDIFTGPSHWMPLGRVYGGQVMAQAVVAAQRTVDDDRRIHSVHGYFLRPGDVSQRITFSVDRIHDGRSFATRRTQAYQGGVPILSMIASFQHDDGGAESSTPMPEGMPDPESLPSAAELLGGIDHPVAQHWSRGRPFDLRHVEGPVYLHDRDRPRTGVQHVWIKAIGPVGDDDASHRAALAYLSDYAILEPVLRLHGYAWASRDIKVASLDHAVWWHRPARVDDWLLMTFEVSSTGGGRGLTLARIHDRDGRHVATVAQEGMVRLPSEG